TGATCGCAACGACACCAGCCGCTCGATTTACACCAATGATGCCGATGCCTGCGCGGAGATGACCACATACCTGCACTCGCTGGGCCACGAAGACATTGCTTTTATCATAGGCCACCCCGATCACGGTGCGGTCGCCCAGCGCTACGACGGCTTCCGCGCCGGCATGAAGCAATGTGGCCTCACCGTTGCCAAAGACTTTATTGCGCAGGGCTACAATTCGTTCGAATCCGGCATTGAATGCGGCATGCAGCTGCTGCACTCGCGCCGGCGTCCGACCGCCATTTTTGCCAGCAACGACGACATGGCCGCCGGCGTCATGCGCGTAGCTCACGAGCTGGGGCTGAACATACCCGGCGACCTCTCGGTGGCCGGTTTCGACGACATCCCCCTGGCCAGCTACCTGTGGCCGGCACTGACCACCGTACGACAACCCATTCGCAACATGGCGTCCATGGCGGCGACGCTGCTGCTGAACAAGCTCGGCGCGCGCAAGGACGAGACCATTGAAGATCACGTCAAGTGCCAGCTGATAACCCGCGAGTCCACCGGCCCGGCCCCGTCCGGTTAATCAGATTCGATCCGGGTCAAACACGGATTTTCTGCGACTATCAATCGACGGGGACAGTACATGTACAGATATACAAGTACTGTCCGATTGATTACAAGACATCAGCGATTGTTGCAGCACCCGGCCTGATCCCGGTTAACCATTAGTCTGGAAAGAGCATGCAGGCACAATCGATAGCACGCTGCACCGGCGCAGCCCTGCTGGCGACTTTGCTCGTTGGCATCCTGGTGTCGGTGTTTGTCGCTCACGGTATCGATATCAATCTTTCGGCCGACATCGTGGCTACGGCACAGAACATGCTTGACGCTGAGTTGAGGCTGCGCGGCAAGGCTTACGCCATGGCACTGCTCTTCGC
This region of Gammaproteobacteria bacterium genomic DNA includes:
- a CDS encoding LacI family DNA-binding transcriptional regulator; this translates as MSRPTIADVARLAGVSIKTVSRVANDEPNVREGTREKVLKVIADLNYQPNPSARSLASRRSYLVGLLYDNPSSAYLVNIQEGALRTSRATGYDMIIHPCVYKDPNLTAGLQMMIAQSKVDGLILTPPLSDMNSVVKLLEDLGMPFVRVAPADRNDTSRSIYTNDADACAEMTTYLHSLGHEDIAFIIGHPDHGAVAQRYDGFRAGMKQCGLTVAKDFIAQGYNSFESGIECGMQLLHSRRRPTAIFASNDDMAAGVMRVAHELGLNIPGDLSVAGFDDIPLASYLWPALTTVRQPIRNMASMAATLLLNKLGARKDETIEDHVKCQLITRESTGPAPSG